In Polaromonas sp. JS666, one genomic interval encodes:
- the proB gene encoding glutamate 5-kinase, whose amino-acid sequence MQEKTGSPVLRNARRIVVKVGSSLVTNEGRGLDADAIGLWCEQLAALVKDGREVIMVSSGAIAEGMKRLGWTARPKAIHELQAAAAVGQMGLAQVYESKLRENGIGSAQVLLTHADLADRERYLNARSTLLALLQLGVVPVINENDTVVNDEIKFGDNDTLGALVANLVEADALVILTDQKGLYTADPRKDPAARFVHEAKAGDAALEAMAGGAGSSIGKGGMITKILAAKRAAGSGASTVIAWGREPQALIRLTQGEAIGTLLVAQTQKIQARKQWMADHLQMRGSVAVDAGAVSKVRDEGKSLLPIGMTRVDGDFSRGDVIAIRDAEGAEIARGLANYSSSEARLICRKASSEFERLLGYTGEPEMVHRTNLVLTR is encoded by the coding sequence ATGCAAGAAAAGACAGGCTCTCCCGTCCTGCGCAACGCCAGACGCATTGTGGTCAAGGTGGGCTCCAGCCTGGTCACCAATGAAGGCCGCGGACTGGACGCGGACGCCATCGGCCTGTGGTGCGAACAGCTGGCCGCGCTGGTCAAGGATGGGCGTGAAGTCATCATGGTGAGCAGCGGCGCCATCGCCGAAGGCATGAAGCGCCTGGGCTGGACGGCCCGCCCCAAAGCCATCCACGAGTTGCAGGCCGCCGCCGCCGTCGGCCAGATGGGGCTGGCCCAGGTGTATGAGAGCAAGCTGCGGGAGAACGGCATCGGCAGCGCGCAGGTCCTGCTCACGCATGCCGACCTGGCCGACCGGGAGCGTTACCTCAACGCGCGCTCCACCCTGCTGGCCTTGCTGCAGTTGGGCGTGGTGCCGGTCATCAACGAGAACGACACCGTCGTCAACGACGAGATCAAGTTTGGCGACAACGACACCCTGGGCGCGCTGGTCGCCAACCTTGTCGAAGCTGACGCGCTGGTCATCCTGACCGACCAGAAGGGCCTTTACACCGCCGACCCGCGCAAGGACCCGGCCGCCCGCTTTGTGCACGAAGCGAAGGCCGGCGATGCCGCACTGGAAGCCATGGCCGGCGGCGCCGGCTCGAGCATTGGCAAGGGCGGCATGATCACGAAAATCCTGGCGGCCAAACGCGCGGCGGGCTCCGGCGCATCGACGGTCATTGCCTGGGGCCGCGAGCCGCAGGCACTGATCCGGCTGACGCAGGGCGAGGCCATCGGCACGCTGCTGGTCGCGCAAACCCAGAAGATACAGGCCCGCAAGCAATGGATGGCCGATCACCTGCAAATGCGCGGCTCGGTTGCCGTCGACGCGGGGGCCGTCAGCAAGGTGCGCGATGAAGGCAAGAGCCTGCTGCCCATCGGCATGACCAGGGTGGACGGCGACTTTTCACGGGGCGACGTGATTGCCATCCGGGACGCCGAAGGCGCCGAAATTGCGCGGGGCCTGGCCAACTATTCGAGTTCGGAGGCACGGCTGATTTGCCGCAAGGCGTCTTCGGAATTCGAAAGACTTCTGGGCTACACCGGCGAGCCTGAAATGGTCCACCGGACCAACCTCGTGCTCACGCGGTAG
- the rplU gene encoding 50S ribosomal protein L21: MYAVIKTGGKQYKVAAGEKIKVEQIAADVGQEIVIDQVLAVGEGSAIKVGTPLVSGATVTVTVLSHGRHDKVRIFKMRRRKHYQKRQGHRQNFTELQIGAIVG; encoded by the coding sequence ATGTACGCGGTCATAAAAACCGGTGGCAAACAATACAAAGTTGCTGCTGGAGAAAAAATTAAAGTAGAACAGATTGCTGCGGACGTAGGCCAAGAGATCGTTATTGACCAGGTATTGGCTGTCGGAGAAGGCAGCGCAATCAAGGTTGGTACGCCCTTGGTGTCCGGCGCGACTGTCACAGTCACGGTGCTGTCTCATGGCAGGCACGACAAAGTGCGCATTTTCAAAATGCGCCGTCGCAAGCACTACCAGAAACGCCAGGGTCACCGGCAAAACTTCACCGAACTGCAAATCGGCGCCATCGTCGGTTAA
- the zapD gene encoding cell division protein ZapD yields the protein MILYEYPFNERIRTYLRLEHLFRRLGELVERESPTDHHYAITTIFEIMDVGARADLKTDVLKDLEKQKHVLNGYRGNPAISEAVLDEVTGQLEGCFAALNNLPGKAGHSLTENDWLMSIRSRVGIPGGTCEFDLPAYYAWQHLGSATRQHDLQRWVAPLVPLAESIRVLLTLLRDSGAPQKVVAPGGQYQQTLPQGRTFQLLRLRIDPAKGLIPEISGNRLIVSVRLMRHESDDRLHASTDDSTFELTLCS from the coding sequence GTGATTCTTTACGAGTATCCTTTTAACGAACGCATACGCACCTATTTGCGCCTGGAGCATCTGTTCCGCCGCCTGGGTGAACTGGTGGAACGGGAAAGTCCGACGGATCATCACTATGCCATCACGACCATATTCGAAATCATGGATGTGGGTGCCCGGGCGGATCTGAAAACCGACGTGCTCAAGGATCTCGAGAAGCAGAAGCATGTTCTCAACGGTTACCGCGGCAACCCGGCCATTTCTGAAGCGGTGCTTGATGAAGTCACGGGGCAGCTTGAGGGCTGCTTTGCAGCCCTGAACAATCTCCCGGGCAAGGCAGGGCATTCGTTGACCGAGAACGACTGGCTCATGAGCATACGCAGCCGTGTCGGTATTCCGGGCGGAACCTGCGAGTTTGACCTTCCGGCCTACTATGCATGGCAGCATCTGGGCTCCGCCACACGCCAGCACGACTTGCAGCGCTGGGTGGCACCGCTCGTGCCGCTGGCTGAATCCATACGCGTGCTGCTGACGCTATTGCGTGACTCCGGCGCGCCGCAGAAGGTGGTGGCACCGGGTGGGCAGTACCAGCAGACCCTGCCGCAAGGGCGCACCTTCCAGTTGCTGCGTCTGCGCATCGACCCCGCCAAGGGGCTGATTCCCGAAATCAGTGGCAACCGCCTGATCGTTTCGGTTCGACTGATGCGCCACGAGAGCGATGACAGGCTGCATGCGAGCACCGACGATTCGACGTTTGAATTGACCCTTTGCTCCTGA
- a CDS encoding prepilin peptidase, translating to MPTGLGLGPEFEALLAGFFGLLIGSFLNVVIYRLPKMMERQWAQECADLAGKSVEPGEKFNLVAPRSRCSNCGHVIRWYENIPVASYLFLRGKCSMCSAPYGVRYPIVEAITGALFFFCAWRWGWSLAALVWCGFSAALLVLALIDWDTTLLPDDITLPLLWAGLIVAALQWNPAVNLYSALWGAIAGYLSLWLVYWAFKLVTGKEGMGYGDFKLFAALGAWFGWQALIPMILMASIIGAIIGIALKFSSGLREGGYVPFGPFLAGAGFTAMVFGPQSILQFVGL from the coding sequence ATGCCGACGGGATTGGGTTTGGGGCCGGAGTTTGAGGCGCTGCTGGCCGGATTTTTTGGCCTGCTGATCGGCAGCTTCCTGAACGTCGTCATCTACCGCCTGCCCAAAATGATGGAGCGGCAGTGGGCGCAGGAGTGCGCCGACCTGGCCGGAAAATCCGTGGAGCCCGGAGAAAAATTCAATTTGGTGGCACCGCGGTCGCGCTGCTCCAATTGCGGCCATGTCATTCGCTGGTACGAGAACATCCCGGTGGCGAGCTACCTGTTCCTCCGCGGGAAATGCTCCATGTGCAGCGCCCCCTACGGCGTGCGCTATCCCATCGTGGAGGCGATCACCGGCGCCCTATTTTTCTTTTGCGCATGGCGTTGGGGCTGGTCGCTCGCTGCGCTGGTCTGGTGCGGATTTTCGGCAGCGCTGCTGGTGCTGGCACTGATTGATTGGGACACGACCTTGCTGCCGGACGACATCACCTTGCCCTTGCTGTGGGCTGGATTGATCGTGGCGGCGCTGCAGTGGAATCCGGCCGTGAATCTGTACAGTGCCCTGTGGGGTGCGATTGCCGGTTATCTCTCGCTCTGGCTGGTGTACTGGGCCTTCAAACTGGTGACCGGAAAAGAAGGCATGGGTTACGGCGACTTCAAACTGTTTGCCGCACTGGGTGCCTGGTTTGGCTGGCAGGCGCTGATTCCGATGATCCTGATGGCATCCATCATTGGCGCCATCATTGGCATTGCGCTGAAGTTTTCCAGCGGACTGCGCGAGGGCGGTTACGTGCCGTTTGGCCCTTTCCTGGCGGGTGCGGGATTTACCGCCATGGTGTTCGGGCCTCAATCGATTCTGCAGTTTGTGGGTTTGTGA
- the coaE gene encoding dephospho-CoA kinase (Dephospho-CoA kinase (CoaE) performs the final step in coenzyme A biosynthesis.), whose translation MPFAAQRIGLTGGIGSGKSTVARLLVGRGATLVDADAIARQVTAPGGAAINEIARQFGSAALTASGAMDRDRMRLLAFNDPAVRRQLEAIIHPLVSQESSRQYSQAAQAGSSCIVFDIPLLVESGRWRQQLDRVLVVDCSEATQIARVMARELGRSGWTREVVEKIIDGQASRAQRLGAADICIYNDGLSLEALGLQVAQLASRFGL comes from the coding sequence ATGCCCTTCGCAGCCCAGCGTATCGGACTGACTGGCGGCATAGGCAGCGGCAAGAGTACGGTGGCCCGCCTGCTGGTGGGACGGGGCGCAACGCTGGTCGATGCAGACGCCATCGCCCGTCAGGTGACGGCGCCTGGAGGCGCTGCCATCAACGAAATCGCCCGCCAGTTTGGAAGCGCCGCCCTCACGGCCAGCGGGGCCATGGACCGTGACCGGATGCGTCTGCTTGCCTTCAACGACCCGGCAGTCAGGCGGCAGCTGGAGGCCATCATCCACCCCTTGGTGAGCCAGGAAAGCTCGCGGCAGTACAGCCAAGCCGCGCAGGCGGGCAGTTCATGCATCGTTTTTGATATTCCCTTGCTGGTCGAGTCGGGGCGCTGGCGGCAGCAGCTGGACCGGGTTCTGGTGGTGGACTGCAGCGAAGCCACCCAGATCGCCCGGGTCATGGCCCGCGAACTCGGGCGCAGCGGCTGGACGCGTGAAGTTGTTGAAAAAATAATCGATGGGCAGGCCAGCCGCGCGCAGCGGCTGGGGGCAGCCGATATCTGCATCTATAACGATGGCCTGTCTCTTGAAGCCCTTGGCTTGCAGGTGGCACAGCTTGCAAGCCGCTTCGGGCTATGA
- a CDS encoding DNA gyrase inhibitor YacG yields MNEDSRPVKRVACPGCGGESIYAPSNPFRPFCSERCKNLDLGAWASEEFRMPADTPPDDENYGDPKLQ; encoded by the coding sequence ATGAATGAAGACTCAAGGCCCGTCAAGCGGGTGGCATGCCCCGGTTGCGGCGGCGAAAGCATCTATGCGCCGAGCAATCCTTTCCGGCCCTTTTGCAGCGAGCGCTGCAAAAACCTCGATTTGGGCGCCTGGGCCAGCGAGGAGTTCCGCATGCCGGCTGACACCCCGCCCGATGATGAAAACTACGGCGACCCCAAGCTGCAATGA
- a CDS encoding polyprenyl synthetase family protein gives MSANSSSTAAALALIADDMRGMDAVIERRLKSDVPLVSQVSQYIVAAGGKRLRPALLLLMCGALGYRGDQRYNLAAVVEFIHTATLLHDDVVDESTLRRGRATANEAFGNPASVLVGDFLYSRAFQMMVEAGDMRVMQTLAEATNVIAEGEVLQLMNMHDATLSEDGYLRVIRSKTAKLFEASARLAALLAQSPPPVEQSCADYGQALGTAFQVIDDVLDYDGDVSEMGKNLGDDLREGKTTLPLIIAMQRCTELERAVIRRAIETGGTDQMPQIIAIVQQTGALQATRDAAAAEAQRALDALQVLPQNPYSNALGHLASQLLQRRS, from the coding sequence TTGTCTGCCAATTCCTCAAGCACCGCCGCCGCCCTTGCCCTGATTGCCGACGACATGCGTGGAATGGACGCGGTGATCGAGCGCCGGCTGAAATCGGACGTGCCACTGGTCAGCCAAGTGTCGCAATATATCGTGGCGGCCGGCGGCAAGCGCCTGCGGCCCGCCCTGCTGCTTCTGATGTGTGGTGCTCTGGGTTATCGCGGCGATCAGCGCTACAACCTGGCGGCGGTGGTGGAGTTCATCCACACCGCCACCTTGCTGCATGATGACGTGGTGGATGAGTCCACGCTGCGCCGCGGCCGAGCCACGGCCAACGAGGCCTTCGGCAACCCTGCGAGCGTGCTGGTCGGGGATTTTCTATATTCCCGCGCCTTCCAGATGATGGTGGAGGCCGGGGACATGCGCGTCATGCAGACACTCGCGGAGGCCACCAATGTGATTGCCGAGGGCGAAGTGCTGCAGCTGATGAACATGCATGACGCCACGCTGTCAGAGGACGGTTACCTGCGGGTGATCCGTTCCAAGACGGCCAAGCTGTTCGAGGCCAGCGCCCGTCTGGCGGCATTGCTGGCGCAGTCCCCCCCGCCCGTGGAGCAAAGCTGCGCCGATTATGGACAGGCGCTGGGCACCGCTTTCCAGGTGATTGACGATGTGCTGGACTATGACGGCGATGTATCGGAAATGGGGAAAAACCTGGGGGACGACCTGCGCGAAGGCAAGACGACGCTGCCGCTCATCATTGCGATGCAGCGATGCACCGAACTTGAGCGTGCCGTGATCCGGCGGGCCATTGAAACAGGCGGAACGGACCAGATGCCGCAGATCATTGCCATCGTGCAACAAACGGGAGCCCTGCAGGCAACACGGGACGCGGCCGCCGCGGAGGCCCAGCGCGCGCTGGATGCCTTGCAAGTATTGCCCCAAAACCCTTACAGTAATGCCTTGGGGCATCTGGCATCTCAACTGCTGCAGAGACGCTCCTGA
- the cgtA gene encoding Obg family GTPase CgtA, protein MKFVDEAFIDIAAGDGGSGCVSFSHEKYKEFGGPNGGDGGRGGHVYAVADVNLNTLVDFRFSRRHEARNGQHGMGSDMFGAKGDDIILKMPVGTILTDAETGEVLFELLVPGEQVLIAKGGDGGFGNLRFKSSTNRAPRSKTPGWPGERKNLKLELKVLADVGLLGMPNAGKSTFISAVSNARPRIADYPFTTLHPNLGVVRVGPEQSFVVADLPGLIEGASEGAGLGHLFLRHLQRTRLLLHIVDLAPFDEGVDPVAQAKAIVRELKKYDEALYEKPRWLVLNKLDMVDADKRAAIVKDFVKRFKFKGPVFEISALTREGCEHLIKTIYQHVKQVQKSEQPVEEVDPRFVPLPPESPETP, encoded by the coding sequence ATGAAATTTGTTGACGAAGCCTTTATTGACATTGCCGCCGGCGATGGCGGGAGTGGCTGCGTCTCGTTCAGCCACGAAAAGTACAAAGAGTTCGGCGGCCCGAACGGCGGCGACGGCGGGCGCGGCGGCCATGTGTACGCGGTGGCGGATGTCAACCTCAACACGCTGGTGGATTTCCGCTTTTCGCGGCGCCACGAGGCCCGCAACGGCCAGCACGGCATGGGCTCGGACATGTTCGGCGCCAAAGGCGATGACATCATCCTGAAGATGCCGGTGGGCACCATCCTGACCGACGCCGAGACCGGCGAGGTCCTTTTTGAGCTGCTGGTGCCGGGCGAGCAGGTCCTGATCGCCAAGGGCGGAGACGGCGGTTTCGGCAACCTGCGCTTCAAAAGCTCGACCAACCGCGCGCCCCGCAGCAAAACGCCTGGCTGGCCCGGCGAGCGAAAAAACCTCAAACTGGAGCTCAAGGTACTGGCCGACGTGGGCCTGCTCGGCATGCCCAATGCCGGAAAATCCACCTTTATTTCGGCAGTCTCCAACGCCCGCCCCCGCATCGCCGACTACCCTTTCACCACGCTTCACCCCAACCTGGGCGTGGTGCGGGTGGGACCCGAGCAAAGCTTTGTGGTGGCCGACCTGCCCGGCCTGATTGAAGGTGCCTCCGAAGGTGCTGGCCTGGGACATCTCTTCCTTCGGCACCTGCAGCGCACCCGGCTGCTGCTGCACATCGTGGACCTGGCGCCTTTTGACGAAGGCGTGGACCCGGTGGCGCAGGCCAAAGCCATCGTGCGCGAGCTCAAGAAATACGACGAAGCGCTCTACGAAAAGCCGCGCTGGCTGGTGCTGAACAAGCTCGACATGGTGGACGCAGACAAGCGCGCAGCCATCGTCAAGGATTTCGTCAAACGCTTCAAGTTCAAGGGCCCTGTGTTCGAGATTTCGGCACTCACGCGCGAAGGCTGCGAACACCTGATCAAGACGATCTACCAGCACGTCAAGCAGGTCCAGAAAAGCGAGCAACCCGTGGAAGAAGTCGACCCGCGCTTTGTCCCGCTGCCTCCGGAATCGCCTGAGACGCCCTGA
- the rpmA gene encoding 50S ribosomal protein L27, whose amino-acid sequence MAQKKGGGSTRNGRDSQPKMLGVKKFGGEVINAGSIIVRQRGTKFHPGVNVGIGKDHTLFALVDGAVSFSVKGALNKHTVNVTPA is encoded by the coding sequence ATGGCACAGAAAAAAGGCGGCGGCTCTACGCGAAACGGGCGCGATTCGCAGCCCAAGATGCTGGGCGTCAAGAAATTTGGCGGTGAAGTGATCAACGCTGGCAGCATCATCGTGCGCCAGCGCGGCACCAAGTTCCACCCAGGCGTCAATGTCGGCATCGGCAAGGACCACACCCTGTTTGCGCTTGTTGACGGCGCGGTATCCTTCTCCGTCAAGGGTGCACTGAACAAGCACACCGTGAATGTGACCCCAGCCTGA
- a CDS encoding type II secretion system F family protein: MATAVSKGVKEFVFEWEGKDRGGKPVRGEIRASGENQVKSSLRRQGVLPTKIKKRSMRSGKAIKPKDIAIFTRQLATMMKAGVPLLQSFDIVGRGNPNGSVTKLLNDVRTDVETGTSLSAAFRKYPLYFNALYCNLVEAGEAAGILESLLDRLAVYMEKTEAIKSKIKSALMYPISVVVVAFVVVAVIMIFVIPAFKEVFTSFGADLPAPTLFVIAVSEFFVAYWWLIFGGIGGSLYFFMQAWKRNEKMQKFMDRLLLKVPVFGPLIEKSCIARWTRTLSTMFAAGVPLVEALDSVGGASGNSLYADATEKIQQEVSTGTSLTAAMGNANLFPTMVLQMCAIGEESGSVDHMLGKAADFYEAEVDEMVAGLSSLMEPIIIVFLGTLIGGIVVSMYLPIFKLGQVV, encoded by the coding sequence ATGGCAACTGCAGTATCCAAAGGCGTCAAGGAATTTGTTTTCGAGTGGGAGGGCAAGGACCGGGGGGGTAAACCGGTCCGTGGCGAGATCCGTGCCTCTGGCGAGAACCAGGTCAAGTCTTCCTTGCGCCGGCAGGGTGTGTTGCCCACCAAAATCAAGAAGCGCAGCATGCGCTCGGGCAAGGCCATCAAGCCCAAGGATATTGCCATTTTCACCCGCCAGCTCGCCACGATGATGAAGGCGGGTGTGCCCCTGTTGCAGTCATTTGACATCGTCGGTCGCGGCAACCCCAACGGCAGCGTGACCAAACTGCTCAATGATGTACGCACCGATGTGGAAACCGGGACTTCGCTGAGCGCTGCGTTTCGCAAATATCCGCTGTATTTCAATGCGCTGTATTGCAACCTTGTCGAGGCCGGTGAAGCCGCCGGTATTCTTGAGTCCCTGCTGGATCGCCTGGCGGTCTACATGGAAAAGACCGAGGCCATCAAGTCAAAAATCAAGTCCGCCCTGATGTACCCGATCTCGGTGGTTGTGGTGGCCTTTGTGGTGGTGGCGGTGATCATGATTTTTGTGATCCCGGCCTTCAAGGAGGTGTTTACCTCGTTTGGTGCCGATTTGCCGGCACCCACGCTGTTTGTGATAGCCGTCAGCGAGTTCTTCGTGGCTTACTGGTGGCTGATTTTTGGAGGCATTGGTGGCTCCCTGTATTTTTTCATGCAGGCGTGGAAGCGCAACGAAAAGATGCAGAAGTTCATGGACCGGCTCCTGCTCAAGGTGCCCGTGTTTGGGCCCCTCATTGAAAAGTCATGTATTGCCCGCTGGACCCGTACGCTCTCCACCATGTTTGCGGCCGGCGTGCCGCTCGTGGAGGCGCTGGATTCCGTGGGAGGCGCATCCGGCAATTCGCTCTATGCTGATGCCACGGAAAAAATCCAGCAGGAAGTTTCCACCGGCACCAGCCTGACGGCGGCGATGGGCAATGCCAACCTGTTTCCCACCATGGTGCTGCAGATGTGCGCCATCGGTGAGGAGTCCGGCTCGGTCGACCACATGCTGGGCAAGGCCGCCGATTTCTATGAGGCGGAAGTCGATGAAATGGTGGCCGGCCTGTCCAGCCTGATGGAGCCTATCATCATCGTGTTTCTGGGCACGTTGATTGGCGGTATCGTGGTTTCCATGTACCTGCCCATTTTCAAGCTGGGTCAAGTCGTTTAA
- the pilB gene encoding type IV-A pilus assembly ATPase PilB, which yields MAAVDTAINEPPALALPGLGRALVVAGKLGQKAAEDIFRKAQSGRTSFIAELTGSGAVSAFDLAHTMSIAFAAPLLDLEAIDVQRLPKGLLDTKICTTYRIVVLSKRNNRLIVATADPSDQEAAEKIKFSTQMGVDWVIAEYDKLSKLVEASSTTAAEAMESIIGDDFEFDESSVDSGAAEDSDASVSEVEDAPVVKFLQKMLLDAFSMRASDLHFEPFEHTYRVRFRIDGELREIASPPVAIKEKLAARIKVISKLDISEKRVPQDGKMKLKIGPDRVIDFRVSTLPTMYGEKVVIRILDPSSAKLGIDALGYEPVEKERLLAAIQRPYGMVLVTGPTGSGKTVSLYTCLNILNKPGVNIATAEDPAEITLPGVNQVSMNDKAGMTFSVALKAFLRQDPDIIMVGEIRDIETADIAIKAAQTGHMVMSTLHTNDAPTTLTRMRNMGIAPFNIASSVILITAQRLARRLCVNCKAPADIPRETLLEAGFKEEEVDGSWTPYRPVGCSMCTNGYKGRVGIYQVMPISEEIQRIVLRDGSALEIAAQAEAEGVRSLRQSGLSKVKLGTTSLEEVLGCTNV from the coding sequence ATGGCCGCTGTCGATACTGCTATCAACGAACCGCCCGCCTTGGCATTGCCCGGATTGGGCCGGGCATTGGTGGTGGCAGGCAAGCTGGGCCAGAAGGCCGCTGAAGACATTTTTCGCAAGGCCCAAAGCGGGCGCACCAGCTTCATTGCCGAGCTGACCGGTTCAGGCGCCGTGTCTGCGTTTGACCTGGCGCACACGATGTCCATCGCGTTCGCCGCGCCTTTGCTCGATCTGGAGGCCATCGACGTCCAGCGTTTGCCCAAAGGCCTGCTCGACACCAAGATTTGCACGACTTACCGCATTGTCGTGCTGAGCAAGCGCAATAACCGCCTGATCGTCGCAACGGCAGATCCCTCTGACCAGGAAGCGGCGGAAAAGATCAAGTTTTCCACCCAGATGGGTGTGGACTGGGTGATTGCCGAGTATGACAAGCTGTCCAAACTGGTGGAGGCGTCGAGTACCACGGCTGCCGAGGCCATGGAGAGCATCATCGGCGATGATTTCGAGTTCGATGAATCTTCGGTGGATTCAGGCGCTGCTGAAGACAGCGATGCCAGCGTCTCTGAAGTCGAAGATGCACCGGTCGTCAAATTTCTCCAGAAGATGCTGCTCGATGCCTTCAGCATGCGGGCCTCTGATTTGCACTTTGAGCCGTTCGAGCACACCTACCGTGTCCGTTTCCGGATCGACGGCGAATTGCGCGAAATTGCTTCGCCGCCCGTGGCCATCAAGGAAAAACTCGCGGCACGTATCAAGGTGATCTCCAAGCTGGATATCTCGGAAAAGCGGGTGCCGCAGGATGGCAAGATGAAGCTCAAGATCGGCCCTGACCGCGTGATCGATTTTCGGGTCAGCACCTTGCCCACCATGTACGGTGAAAAGGTCGTGATCCGTATTCTGGACCCGAGCAGTGCCAAACTGGGTATTGACGCGCTGGGTTACGAGCCGGTTGAGAAGGAGCGCTTGCTGGCGGCCATCCAGCGGCCCTATGGCATGGTGCTGGTGACCGGCCCGACCGGCTCCGGCAAGACAGTGTCGCTGTACACCTGCCTGAATATCCTGAACAAGCCGGGCGTCAACATTGCCACGGCTGAAGACCCTGCCGAGATCACCTTGCCAGGCGTCAACCAGGTCAGCATGAACGACAAGGCGGGCATGACTTTCTCTGTCGCGCTCAAGGCCTTTTTGCGTCAGGATCCGGACATCATCATGGTGGGTGAGATCCGCGACATCGAAACCGCCGACATCGCGATCAAGGCGGCCCAGACCGGCCACATGGTCATGTCAACGCTGCATACCAACGACGCGCCAACCACCTTGACCCGCATGCGCAATATGGGCATTGCGCCCTTCAATATTGCATCGAGCGTGATCCTGATCACGGCGCAGCGGCTGGCGCGGCGCCTGTGTGTTAACTGCAAGGCGCCCGCAGATATTCCGCGCGAAACCTTGCTGGAGGCAGGATTCAAGGAAGAAGAAGTCGATGGTTCCTGGACGCCATATCGCCCGGTGGGCTGTTCCATGTGTACAAATGGTTACAAGGGTCGCGTTGGCATCTACCAGGTCATGCCTATTTCCGAAGAGATCCAGCGGATAGTGTTGCGCGACGGCAGCGCCCTTGAGATTGCGGCGCAGGCAGAAGCTGAGGGTGTCAGGAGTTTGCGCCAGTCCGGCCTGTCTAAAGTTAAACTCGGCACGACCTCCCTGGAAGAGGTTTTGGGTTGCACCAATGTCTAA
- a CDS encoding RNA pyrophosphohydrolase, with protein sequence MLDRDGFRPNVGIILLNQRSQVFWGKRIRTHSWQFPQGGIDRGENPEQAMYRELHEEVGLLPQHVHVLARTRDWLRYEVPDRFIRRDARGHYKGQKQIWFLLQLVGYDWNLNLRATDHPEFDAWRWNDYWVPLDVVVEFKRGVYEMALTELARFVPRVDPRSAPRPDSRPDHRNRYLRGGVHLRDQMAGQAGEANPHPANSMTYSYTARLGASFELPPGATFEPDPQTSLGADPSPPKT encoded by the coding sequence ATGCTTGACCGGGATGGCTTTAGGCCTAACGTCGGCATCATCTTGCTCAACCAGAGAAGTCAGGTATTTTGGGGCAAACGTATCCGTACCCACTCGTGGCAGTTTCCGCAGGGTGGCATTGATCGGGGCGAAAATCCCGAACAGGCCATGTACCGCGAATTGCATGAGGAAGTGGGGCTGTTGCCACAGCATGTTCATGTGCTGGCCCGTACCCGAGATTGGTTGCGCTATGAGGTGCCTGACCGGTTTATCCGCCGCGATGCGCGCGGACATTACAAAGGCCAGAAGCAGATATGGTTCCTGCTGCAGCTGGTCGGTTACGACTGGAACCTGAACCTGCGCGCGACAGATCATCCCGAGTTTGACGCCTGGCGCTGGAACGACTACTGGGTGCCGCTCGACGTCGTGGTGGAGTTCAAGCGCGGCGTATACGAGATGGCGCTGACCGAACTGGCGCGCTTTGTGCCTCGGGTCGATCCACGCTCCGCTCCACGGCCTGATTCCCGGCCCGACCATCGCAACCGCTACCTGCGCGGCGGCGTGCATCTGCGTGATCAAATGGCGGGCCAAGCCGGCGAAGCCAATCCCCATCCGGCCAACAGCATGACATACAGCTACACGGCCAGATTGGGCGCCTCGTTTGAATTGCCCCCTGGCGCCACCTTTGAACCCGATCCGCAGACCAGCCTGGGCGCGGATCCTTCGCCCCCCAAAACATGA
- a CDS encoding CNP1-like family protein translates to MTFKPAAAARLSCVALALAFSCAVSAQSATDDPDWKESEAPPPPAFDAGKLVTFDVSPNSSLVFGVDPATIRISNSDGLVRYVMVATSASGARNVMYEGIRCATGEYKTYARYSPDGRWTPVANAEWRSMFGNMPSKHVLRFAKAGACDNAAPAPSVTVLISRLKSPNFRISE, encoded by the coding sequence ATGACTTTCAAACCGGCCGCTGCGGCCCGCCTTTCTTGTGTAGCGCTTGCGCTGGCTTTCAGTTGCGCGGTCTCGGCCCAGAGCGCCACGGATGACCCGGACTGGAAGGAGTCGGAGGCTCCGCCACCTCCGGCATTCGATGCGGGCAAGCTGGTTACTTTCGATGTGTCACCCAATTCCTCGCTGGTCTTCGGCGTTGATCCCGCGACTATCCGCATTTCCAACAGCGACGGCCTTGTGCGCTATGTGATGGTGGCGACCAGCGCGAGTGGTGCGCGCAACGTGATGTACGAAGGCATACGCTGCGCTACCGGGGAATACAAGACCTACGCGCGATACTCGCCCGATGGCCGCTGGACCCCGGTGGCCAATGCGGAGTGGCGCTCCATGTTCGGAAACATGCCGTCCAAGCATGTTTTGCGGTTCGCCAAGGCCGGCGCATGCGACAACGCCGCACCGGCGCCTTCAGTCACCGTCCTGATAAGCCGGCTGAAAAGTCCGAATTTCAGGATCTCGGAATAG